The following proteins are co-located in the Palaemon carinicauda isolate YSFRI2023 chromosome 30, ASM3689809v2, whole genome shotgun sequence genome:
- the LOC137623382 gene encoding uncharacterized protein: MAPSRKAENEAQMDFRRKINVRRMVVRLEAENEEQRKLRTNTNASRMTTRCKAEEKQMNSRRDTNATRMAARRKGEDERQINLRLTDVNRRVARREAKEEDHENSRLENNQQRTAAKRNHEYRYQKITRFPDNKQMLIVHRNQETSEGA, translated from the coding sequence ATGGCACCTAGtcgtaaagcagaaaatgaagcgCAGATGGATTTTAGAAGGAAGATTAATGTAAGAAGAATGGTAGTTAGACTTGAAGCCgaaaatgaagagcagaggaaATTAAGAACTAACACCAATGCCAGCAGAATGACAACTAGATGTAAAGCAGAAGAAAAACAGATGAATTCAAGAAGGGACACTAATGCAaccagaatggcagctagacgtaaaggAGAAGACGAAAGGCAGATAAATTTAAGGCTTACTGATGTAAACAGAAGAGTAGCAAGACGTGAAGCAAAGGAGGAAGACCACGAAAATTCTCGCctagaaaataatcaacaaagaacagCAGCTAAAAGGAATCATGAATACAGATATCAAAAGATTACCCGATTTCCGGATAACAAACAAATGCtgattgtccatcgaaaccaagaaacatctGAAGGAGCTTAG